From the Nocardiopsis changdeensis genome, one window contains:
- the gatC gene encoding Asp-tRNA(Asn)/Glu-tRNA(Gln) amidotransferase subunit GatC: protein MTAITRDEVAHLARLSRLALDESELDTLAAQLGDILTAVAKVQEVAKGDIPPSSHALPLTNVFRPDEARPCLTPEQALSGAPAVEEQRFRVPRILGEEE from the coding sequence ATGACCGCCATCACCCGCGATGAGGTCGCGCACCTCGCCCGGTTGTCGCGGCTGGCGCTCGACGAGAGCGAGCTCGACACGCTCGCCGCCCAGCTCGGTGACATCCTCACCGCCGTGGCCAAGGTGCAGGAGGTCGCCAAGGGCGACATCCCGCCGAGCTCGCACGCCCTGCCGCTGACCAACGTCTTCCGCCCCGACGAGGCCCGGCCGTGCCTCACCCCGGAGCAGGCCCTGTCCGGGGCCCCGGCGGTGGAGGAGCAGCGGTTCCGGGTCCCGCGCATCCTCGGGGAGGAGGAGTAG
- the gatB gene encoding Asp-tRNA(Asn)/Glu-tRNA(Gln) amidotransferase subunit GatB: MAYEQALAEYEPVLGLETHIELGTASKMFCSCPTGFGAEPNTQVCPVCLALPGSLPVVNAKAVEGAIRLGLALNCSVAPWGRFARKNYFYPDMPKNYQISQYDEPICVDGYLDVTVDTPDGPREFRVEIERVHMEEDTGKTSHVGGATGRIHGAEYSIVDYNRAGIPLLEIVTKPITGTGELAPLVARAYAAELRDLVRSLGISDVRMEEGSMRCDVNVSINERGAAEWGTRSETKNVNSLRSVERAVRSEIERQAGVLKAGGRVVQETRHFQEHTGSSVSGRSKEEAQDYRYFPDPDLVPVAPSAEWVEELRATLPELPAAKRARIRAEWNLSDTELRDLVNADAVELVEATVAAGAPSGEARKLWLNELSRRATEQEVELSALPITPGQVARIIALVAEGTLTNKLARQVVEGVLAGEGEPDAVVEARGLKVVSDDGALGAAVDAAIAADPDAADKVRGGKVAAAGALVGAVMKATRGQADAGRARQLILERLGVS; this comes from the coding sequence GTGGCCTACGAGCAGGCGCTGGCCGAATACGAGCCGGTGCTCGGCCTGGAGACCCACATCGAGCTGGGTACCGCCTCGAAGATGTTCTGCTCCTGCCCGACCGGGTTCGGCGCGGAGCCCAACACCCAGGTGTGCCCGGTATGCCTGGCGCTGCCCGGCTCCCTGCCGGTGGTCAACGCCAAGGCCGTCGAGGGCGCCATCCGCCTGGGCCTGGCGCTCAACTGCTCCGTCGCCCCCTGGGGCCGGTTCGCCCGGAAGAACTACTTCTACCCGGACATGCCGAAGAACTACCAGATCTCCCAGTACGACGAGCCGATCTGCGTCGACGGGTACCTGGACGTGACGGTGGACACCCCCGACGGGCCGCGCGAGTTCCGGGTGGAGATCGAGCGCGTCCACATGGAGGAGGACACCGGCAAGACCTCCCACGTGGGCGGGGCCACCGGCCGCATCCACGGCGCCGAGTACTCCATCGTCGACTACAACCGCGCGGGCATCCCGCTGCTGGAGATCGTCACCAAGCCGATCACCGGCACCGGCGAGCTGGCCCCGCTGGTGGCCCGCGCCTACGCCGCCGAGCTGCGCGACCTGGTCCGCTCCCTGGGCATCTCCGACGTCCGCATGGAGGAGGGCTCCATGCGCTGCGACGTCAACGTCTCCATCAACGAGCGCGGCGCCGCCGAGTGGGGCACCCGCAGCGAGACCAAGAACGTCAACTCCCTGCGCTCGGTCGAGCGCGCCGTCCGCTCCGAGATCGAGCGGCAGGCGGGCGTGCTCAAGGCGGGCGGCAGGGTCGTCCAGGAGACCCGCCACTTCCAGGAGCACACCGGCTCCAGCGTCTCCGGCCGCAGCAAGGAGGAGGCGCAGGACTACCGCTACTTCCCGGACCCCGACCTGGTCCCGGTCGCCCCGTCCGCGGAGTGGGTCGAGGAGCTGCGCGCCACCCTGCCGGAGCTGCCCGCCGCCAAGCGGGCCCGCATCCGCGCCGAGTGGAACCTCAGCGACACCGAGCTGCGCGACCTGGTCAACGCGGACGCGGTCGAGCTGGTGGAGGCCACCGTCGCCGCCGGGGCGCCCTCGGGCGAGGCCCGCAAGCTGTGGCTGAACGAGCTGTCCCGCCGCGCCACCGAGCAGGAGGTGGAGCTGTCCGCCCTGCCGATCACCCCCGGCCAGGTCGCGCGGATCATCGCCCTGGTCGCCGAGGGCACGCTCACCAACAAGCTGGCCCGCCAGGTCGTCGAGGGCGTGCTCGCCGGTGAGGGCGAGCCCGACGCGGTCGTCGAGGCCCGCGGCCTCAAGGTCGTCAGCGACGACGGCGCGCTGGGCGCCGCCGTCGACGCCGCCATCGCCGCCGACCCCGACGCCGCGGACAAGGTGCGCGGCGGCAAGGTCGCCGCGGCCGGCGCCCTGGTCGGCGCGGTCATGAAGGCGACGCGCGGGCAGGCCGACGCCGGGCGCGCCCGGCAGCTGATCCTGGAGCGGCTCGGCGTCTCCTGA
- a CDS encoding thioester domain-containing protein, with translation MGVLLRCATLFSSVALVAALAGAPAALADDFSRVERDAVAGTDLVTAGGGPVPTALYSLRTGNEGAVRAYTASPDGEVRRRAAYVESGWSDTGAGDGDRARWIVAHSYPHVDLLALGLDVGLPLGEEQAIAGTQAALWKVLSGTEPDREANDEAVLALYDHLTEAEGVLPAGPRPLTVDPGHLEATAPQEPLGPLTVSSTGDGPVSLSLSGAPASWLVDAQGDRTDRAVDGDPVYLDVSPSVPAGVVTLHVRGEDLPLAEGSLFTGRDGVRTRPLVTAEPAEATITTTATVTWRAPSPEPTPVPETPAETPEPEPEEPLTEAVPSPEATPTEADRIPEEDLPTTGTWLSGLLVIAGALVVSGLIILVLGRKRRE, from the coding sequence ATGGGCGTCCTGCTTCGGTGCGCAACGCTGTTTTCCTCGGTCGCCCTCGTCGCGGCCCTGGCCGGAGCCCCGGCCGCCCTCGCCGACGACTTCTCCCGTGTGGAGCGCGACGCCGTGGCCGGGACGGACCTCGTCACCGCCGGCGGCGGACCCGTGCCCACCGCGCTCTACAGCCTGCGGACCGGGAACGAGGGCGCCGTGCGCGCCTACACCGCCTCGCCCGACGGCGAGGTCCGCCGGCGTGCCGCCTACGTGGAGTCGGGCTGGTCCGACACCGGGGCCGGGGACGGCGACCGCGCCCGGTGGATCGTCGCCCACTCCTACCCCCACGTGGACCTGCTGGCACTGGGCCTGGACGTCGGCCTGCCGCTGGGCGAGGAGCAGGCGATCGCCGGCACCCAGGCCGCCCTGTGGAAGGTGCTGTCGGGCACCGAGCCGGACCGCGAGGCCAACGACGAGGCCGTGCTGGCCCTGTACGACCACCTGACCGAGGCCGAGGGGGTCCTGCCGGCGGGGCCGCGCCCGCTGACCGTGGACCCCGGCCACCTGGAGGCCACCGCCCCGCAGGAGCCCCTGGGCCCGCTCACCGTGTCGAGCACCGGCGACGGGCCGGTGAGCCTGTCGCTCAGCGGGGCGCCCGCCTCCTGGCTGGTGGACGCGCAGGGCGACCGGACCGACCGGGCCGTCGACGGCGACCCGGTGTACCTGGACGTGAGCCCGTCCGTCCCGGCCGGGGTGGTGACCCTGCACGTGCGCGGCGAGGACCTGCCGCTGGCCGAGGGGAGCCTGTTCACCGGCCGCGACGGGGTGCGCACCCGCCCGCTGGTCACCGCCGAGCCGGCCGAGGCGACCATCACCACCACGGCGACGGTCACCTGGCGCGCCCCGAGCCCCGAGCCGACTCCGGTGCCCGAAACCCCGGCCGAAACCCCGGAGCCGGAGCCCGAAGAGCCCCTCACCGAGGCCGTACCGAGCCCGGAGGCCACGCCGACCGAGGCCGACCGAATCCCCGAGGAGGACCTGCCGACGACGGGCACCTGGCTGTCGGGGCTGCTGGTCATCGCGGGGGCCCTGGTGGTATCGGGCCTGATCATCCTGGTTCTGGGCCGCAAGCGACGCGAGTGA
- a CDS encoding thioester domain-containing protein, protein MTQISLLRTAGRAGLAATAAAFLAFGLAAPASAEPELYEGAVTGTYVGNAESGTRVKMDGGAASTSLFNLKLQDGTILTTYCIDFSTSIVSGAGYAEDKWENYPGKGDFAEPAKVHWILQNAYPNVSAEELGAAAGVEGLTPKDALGGTQAAIWHFSNGMDLTDDNSAGVKAVYEYLVGNAEDLPQTSEPDATLSITPGTAEGVAGTTVGEFTIETNATSAIEVDLTAPAGVELVDLETGEAVTEVENGDKVGFEVPAGTEAGQASFALETSAHVATGRLFQGIEIVTQTLITAEGGDTTASASASATWTAGGGEEPTPSPSPSEEPSESPSPTPGPTPTPSESPSTPASPKPSAPDDDRPALPVTGGALAGLVAAGIAALGAGGGAIYLSRKRKAAGTSTED, encoded by the coding sequence TTGACTCAGATCTCCCTCCTCCGCACCGCCGGGCGCGCGGGCCTGGCGGCCACCGCCGCCGCCTTCCTCGCCTTCGGCCTGGCGGCCCCCGCCTCCGCCGAGCCCGAGCTCTACGAGGGCGCGGTCACCGGCACCTACGTCGGCAACGCCGAGAGCGGCACCCGCGTCAAGATGGACGGCGGCGCCGCCTCCACCAGCCTCTTCAACCTGAAGCTGCAAGACGGCACCATCCTCACCACGTACTGCATCGACTTCAGCACGAGCATCGTGAGCGGCGCGGGCTACGCCGAGGACAAGTGGGAAAACTACCCGGGCAAGGGCGACTTCGCCGAGCCCGCCAAGGTCCACTGGATCCTCCAGAACGCCTACCCGAACGTCAGCGCCGAGGAGCTGGGCGCCGCCGCCGGGGTCGAGGGCCTGACCCCGAAGGACGCCCTGGGCGGCACCCAGGCCGCCATCTGGCACTTCAGCAACGGCATGGACCTGACCGACGACAACTCCGCCGGCGTCAAGGCCGTCTACGAGTACCTGGTCGGCAATGCCGAGGACCTGCCGCAGACCTCCGAGCCCGACGCGACCCTGAGCATCACCCCCGGCACCGCCGAGGGCGTGGCCGGCACCACGGTCGGCGAGTTCACCATCGAGACCAACGCGACCTCCGCCATCGAGGTGGACCTGACCGCCCCCGCGGGCGTCGAGCTGGTCGACCTGGAGACCGGCGAGGCCGTGACCGAGGTCGAGAACGGCGACAAGGTCGGCTTCGAGGTGCCCGCGGGCACCGAGGCCGGCCAGGCGTCCTTCGCTCTGGAGACCAGCGCCCACGTCGCGACCGGCCGCCTGTTCCAGGGCATCGAGATCGTGACGCAGACCCTGATCACCGCCGAGGGCGGCGACACCACGGCCTCCGCCTCGGCCTCCGCCACCTGGACCGCCGGCGGCGGCGAGGAGCCCACCCCCTCCCCGTCCCCGTCCGAGGAGCCCAGCGAGTCCCCCTCGCCGACCCCGGGCCCGACCCCGACGCCGTCGGAGTCCCCCTCCACCCCGGCCTCCCCGAAGCCGAGCGCCCCGGACGATGACCGTCCGGCCCTGCCGGTCACCGGTGGCGCCCTGGCCGGCCTGGTCGCCGCGGGCATCGCCGCCCTCGGCGCCGGCGGCGGTGCGATCTACCTGAGCCGCAAGCGCAAGGCGGCCGGTACCTCCACCGAGGACTAA
- a CDS encoding putative bifunctional diguanylate cyclase/phosphodiesterase, with the protein MGTRARRLSVSGLVALFLVYLAATLVPVGEEGTVASLLGEWPASAAAGAAGASLLLASRRWAATGADREAHADGADGPAALRNLGFAALAWCAGGVTHGITRILSSGSVLSLTLGDLFALAALPLFVVGFTRFAPWPGGLRTALRHITDSYVCAAAVFAVVWLLLFSPLYDELGEGSGVLGFALVYPVADIAVLCLLIPLVFMSPHSTRRAVLLAIGALIVIAASDMLGAISRLTGPPVLGGLEHPVRFLGFALMGALPWLVEHRPGARPRRITGRGLYRFAPELAAVGAVAISAVVLTVAGLRLPGVAPVLPLAAGTAVLVLLVRILGMLEENATLTRMVRNREGHFHELARNSGDVILVLDRDGGVTYVSPGTAEAFGYRLDDVLAAPVTALIHPEDMDRVEAVTALFDARDGQGVHLRLRVRAADGTWRHTESTVSLYEQPGEPDRLLVTTRDISAQVALQDEVEHLTFHDGVTGLPNRAYLEERASDVLAHRAISDELTGDIAVLFLDLDGFTAVNDSAGHVRGDHLLAQAARRLRGELESGATLARWGGDEFAVLIEGVPRAQRVVDLAERLGRVIASEPFQVADRELVLTASLGVAFAEPDTDSGDLLRNADVALTRAKERGPGNVEVYAAHMHDTVVSRLELQIRLRRALAEGEFFLEYQPIVDLGTSQVTSVEALVRWNRDGETVGPDGFLGAAEESGLIVPLGEWILREACEKVAVWRVSDWDIGLSVNLSVKQVLSPRFVEAVESALAESGLSAEVLTLEVDEDVLLDGGGEAVQRLAELRELGVQLAIDDYGMGYASLAHLRRLSVDAIKVDPSFIADLGRDDTVTLLTHTIIQLGRDLGVQVVAEGIERPEQLEQLRAMGCDRGQGFLVARPMAASGVESLVGGEAGANL; encoded by the coding sequence ATGGGAACCCGGGCACGTCGCCTGTCGGTCAGCGGGCTCGTCGCCTTGTTCCTCGTCTACCTCGCGGCGACCCTGGTCCCCGTCGGGGAGGAGGGCACCGTCGCGTCCCTGCTCGGCGAGTGGCCCGCCTCCGCGGCGGCCGGGGCCGCGGGCGCGTCCCTGCTGCTGGCGTCGCGCCGCTGGGCGGCCACCGGCGCCGACCGGGAGGCCCACGCCGACGGAGCGGACGGCCCGGCCGCATTGCGCAACCTCGGCTTCGCCGCCCTGGCCTGGTGCGCGGGCGGCGTCACCCACGGCATCACCCGGATACTCAGCTCCGGGTCGGTGCTGTCCCTGACCCTGGGCGACCTGTTCGCGCTGGCGGCGCTGCCGCTGTTCGTGGTGGGGTTCACCCGCTTCGCCCCCTGGCCGGGGGGCCTGCGCACCGCGCTGCGGCACATCACCGACAGCTACGTGTGCGCGGCCGCCGTCTTCGCCGTGGTGTGGCTGCTGCTGTTCTCGCCGCTCTACGACGAGCTGGGCGAGGGCTCGGGGGTACTGGGCTTCGCCCTGGTGTACCCGGTGGCCGACATCGCGGTGCTGTGCCTGCTGATCCCGCTGGTCTTCATGTCGCCGCACAGCACGCGGCGCGCGGTGCTGCTGGCGATCGGCGCGCTCATCGTCATCGCCGCCTCGGACATGCTCGGAGCCATCAGCCGCCTGACCGGGCCGCCGGTGCTGGGCGGGCTGGAGCACCCCGTCCGCTTCCTGGGGTTCGCGCTGATGGGGGCGCTGCCGTGGCTGGTGGAGCACCGCCCCGGCGCCCGGCCGCGCAGGATCACCGGGCGGGGCCTGTACCGGTTCGCCCCGGAGCTGGCCGCGGTGGGCGCCGTCGCGATCTCGGCGGTGGTGCTCACGGTGGCGGGCCTGCGGCTGCCGGGGGTGGCCCCGGTGCTGCCGCTGGCGGCGGGCACCGCCGTGCTCGTTCTGCTGGTGCGCATCCTCGGCATGCTGGAGGAGAACGCGACCCTCACCCGGATGGTGCGCAACCGCGAGGGGCACTTCCACGAGCTGGCCCGCAACAGCGGCGACGTCATCCTGGTGCTGGACCGCGACGGCGGGGTGACCTACGTCAGCCCGGGCACCGCGGAGGCGTTCGGGTACCGGCTGGACGACGTGCTGGCCGCGCCGGTGACGGCGCTCATCCACCCCGAGGACATGGACCGCGTCGAGGCGGTCACCGCCCTGTTCGACGCGCGCGACGGCCAGGGCGTGCACCTGAGGCTGCGCGTACGCGCGGCGGACGGCACCTGGCGGCACACCGAGTCCACGGTGTCCCTGTACGAGCAGCCCGGCGAGCCGGACCGGCTGCTGGTGACCACCCGGGACATCAGCGCGCAGGTGGCGCTCCAGGACGAGGTCGAGCACCTGACCTTCCACGACGGGGTGACCGGGCTGCCCAACCGGGCCTACCTGGAGGAGCGGGCCAGCGACGTGCTGGCGCACCGGGCGATCAGCGACGAGCTCACCGGGGACATCGCGGTGCTCTTCCTGGACCTGGACGGGTTCACGGCGGTCAACGACTCCGCCGGGCACGTGCGCGGCGACCACCTGCTGGCGCAGGCGGCGCGCAGGCTGCGTGGGGAGCTGGAGTCGGGTGCGACGCTGGCGCGCTGGGGCGGCGACGAGTTCGCCGTCCTCATCGAGGGCGTGCCCCGGGCGCAGCGGGTGGTGGACCTGGCCGAGCGGCTGGGCCGGGTGATCGCCTCGGAGCCGTTCCAGGTGGCCGACCGGGAGCTGGTGCTGACGGCCAGCCTGGGGGTGGCCTTCGCCGAGCCGGACACCGACAGCGGCGACCTGCTGCGCAACGCCGACGTGGCGCTGACCCGGGCCAAGGAGCGCGGGCCGGGCAACGTCGAGGTGTACGCGGCGCACATGCACGACACGGTGGTGTCCCGGCTGGAGCTCCAGATCCGGCTGCGCCGGGCGCTGGCGGAGGGCGAGTTCTTCCTGGAGTACCAGCCCATCGTGGACCTGGGCACGTCCCAGGTGACGTCGGTGGAGGCGCTGGTGCGCTGGAACCGCGACGGCGAGACCGTCGGCCCGGACGGGTTCCTGGGCGCGGCCGAGGAGTCCGGGCTGATCGTGCCGCTGGGGGAGTGGATCCTGCGGGAGGCGTGCGAGAAGGTCGCGGTGTGGCGGGTCTCGGACTGGGACATCGGCCTGTCGGTCAACCTGTCCGTCAAGCAGGTGCTGTCGCCGCGCTTCGTGGAGGCGGTGGAGTCGGCGCTCGCCGAATCCGGCCTGTCCGCCGAGGTGCTCACCCTGGAGGTGGACGAGGACGTCCTGCTCGACGGCGGCGGCGAGGCGGTGCAGCGCCTGGCGGAGCTGCGGGAGCTGGGCGTGCAGCTGGCCATCGACGACTACGGCATGGGGTACGCCTCGCTGGCGCACCTGCGCCGGCTGAGCGTGGACGCCATCAAGGTCGACCCGTCGTTCATCGCCGACCTGGGCCGCGACGACACGGTCACCCTGCTCACGCACACGATCATCCAGCTCGGCCGGGACCTGGGCGTCCAGGTGGTCGCCGAGGGCATCGAGCGCCCCGAGCAGCTGGAGCAGCTGCGGGCGATGGGCTGCGACCGCGGCCAGGGCTTCCTGGTCGCCCGCCCCATGGCCGCCTCCGGTGTGGAGTCCCTCGTCGGCGGCGAGGCCGGCGCCAACCTGTAG
- a CDS encoding thioester domain-containing protein — MTNVSLPRALGRTTVAAGAAALLALGLAAPAAADNAVRAQYTGTTGPNSVQITMGGQNVGATMFELTLEGGDTFSAYCIDLETSTRNNAWYVEDAWANYPGKGDFTAPGKVHWILQNSYPTVSAQELGQQVNLPRLSESHAMAATQAAIWHFTNGADLGRAPANVTKVYRHLIESAEDLPQEPGPSLTVTPGTAEGEAGSTVGEFAIETSAASVPVTVEAPAGVELVDLETGEAVSAVENGDKVGFEVPAGTEAGQASFSLETTAEVSAGRLFKGEDPAKPTQTLITAKSEDVTVSASATATWTAGGGEEPSPSPSPSPSEEPSESPEPTPGPTPTPTPSESPSTPASPKPTAPDDDRPALPVTGGALLGLVAAGVAALGAGGGAIYLSRKRKAASGQE; from the coding sequence GTGACGAACGTGTCCCTCCCCCGTGCCCTCGGGCGCACGACCGTCGCCGCAGGCGCGGCAGCCCTCCTCGCCCTGGGCCTGGCCGCCCCGGCCGCCGCCGACAACGCCGTCCGCGCGCAGTACACGGGCACCACCGGCCCGAACAGCGTCCAGATCACCATGGGCGGCCAGAACGTCGGCGCGACGATGTTCGAACTCACGCTGGAAGGCGGGGACACCTTCAGCGCGTACTGCATCGACCTGGAGACGAGCACCCGCAACAACGCCTGGTACGTCGAGGACGCCTGGGCGAACTACCCGGGCAAGGGCGACTTCACCGCGCCGGGCAAGGTCCACTGGATCCTCCAGAACAGCTACCCGACGGTCTCCGCCCAGGAGCTCGGGCAGCAGGTCAACCTGCCCCGCCTGTCCGAGTCCCACGCGATGGCCGCCACCCAGGCCGCCATCTGGCACTTCACCAACGGCGCCGACCTGGGCCGCGCCCCGGCCAACGTCACCAAGGTCTACCGCCACCTGATCGAGAGCGCCGAGGACCTCCCCCAGGAGCCGGGCCCGTCCCTGACCGTCACCCCCGGCACCGCCGAGGGCGAGGCCGGGTCGACCGTCGGCGAGTTCGCCATCGAGACCAGCGCCGCCTCCGTCCCGGTCACCGTCGAGGCCCCCGCGGGCGTCGAGCTGGTGGACCTGGAGACCGGCGAGGCCGTCTCCGCCGTCGAGAACGGCGACAAGGTCGGCTTCGAGGTGCCCGCGGGCACCGAGGCCGGCCAGGCGTCCTTCTCCCTGGAGACCACCGCCGAGGTGTCCGCGGGCCGCCTGTTCAAGGGCGAGGACCCGGCCAAGCCGACCCAGACGCTGATCACCGCCAAGTCCGAGGACGTCACCGTCTCGGCCTCCGCGACGGCCACCTGGACCGCCGGCGGCGGCGAGGAGCCCTCCCCGAGCCCCTCCCCGTCCCCCTCCGAGGAGCCCAGCGAGTCCCCGGAGCCGACCCCGGGCCCGACCCCGACCCCGACGCCGTCGGAGTCCCCCTCCACCCCGGCCTCCCCGAAGCCGACCGCTCCGGACGATGACCGCCCGGCCCTGCCGGTCACCGGTGGCGCCCTCCTCGGCCTGGTCGCCGCGGGTGTCGCCGCCCTCGGCGCCGGCGGCGGCGCGATCTACCTGAGCCGCAAGCGCAAGGCCGCTTCCGGCCAGGAGTAA
- the gatA gene encoding Asp-tRNA(Asn)/Glu-tRNA(Gln) amidotransferase subunit GatA, which yields MSDIVSLSAADLGAAIKAGEVSAEEAANAYLDRIEAVDGEINAFLHVRRETALEQARAVDARRAAGEEQGPLAGVPVAHKDVFVTKDMPTTAASKILEGWQPPYDATVTARLREAGLVILGKTNMDEFAMGSSTENSAYQVTRNPWDTDRIPGGSSGGSSAAVAAFEAPLATGTDTGGSIRQPAAVCGLVGAKPTYGGSSRYGMIAFASSLDTPGPFARNVLDAALLQEAFSGHDPRDSTSIDAPVPPIVEAARRGDIDGLRVGVVKELDSDGFQAGVRQRFHESLELLESLGAKIVEVSCPSFDAALSAYYLIAPSECSSNLARFDAMRYGLRVGDDGTRSAEEVMSLTRAQGFGPEVKRRIMLGTYALSSGYYDAYYGSAQQVRTLIKRDFDAAFESVDVLVSPTTPTTAFPIGERAEDPMAMYLADLCTIPSNLAGNAALSVPCGLAPEDGLPVGLQIMAPPLADDRTYRVAAAVERALADRDGALIARSPYAVNA from the coding sequence ATGAGCGACATCGTCAGTCTCAGCGCCGCCGACCTCGGCGCGGCGATCAAGGCGGGCGAGGTCTCCGCGGAGGAGGCCGCCAACGCCTACCTGGACCGGATCGAGGCCGTGGACGGCGAGATCAACGCCTTCCTCCACGTGCGCCGGGAGACCGCCCTGGAGCAGGCCCGGGCCGTGGACGCCCGCCGCGCCGCGGGCGAGGAGCAGGGCCCGCTGGCCGGCGTGCCCGTCGCCCACAAGGACGTGTTCGTCACCAAGGACATGCCCACCACCGCCGCCTCCAAGATCCTGGAGGGCTGGCAGCCGCCCTACGACGCCACCGTCACCGCGCGCCTGCGCGAGGCCGGGCTGGTCATCCTGGGCAAGACCAACATGGACGAGTTCGCCATGGGCTCCTCCACCGAGAACTCCGCCTACCAGGTCACCCGCAACCCGTGGGACACCGACCGCATCCCCGGCGGGTCCTCGGGCGGGTCCTCCGCGGCCGTCGCCGCGTTCGAGGCCCCCCTGGCCACCGGCACCGACACCGGCGGTTCCATCCGCCAGCCCGCCGCCGTGTGCGGCCTGGTCGGCGCCAAGCCCACCTACGGCGGCTCGTCCCGGTACGGGATGATCGCGTTCGCCTCCTCCCTGGACACTCCCGGCCCGTTCGCGCGCAACGTGCTCGACGCCGCCCTGCTCCAGGAGGCGTTCTCCGGGCACGACCCGCGCGACTCCACCTCCATCGACGCCCCCGTCCCGCCGATCGTCGAGGCCGCCCGCCGCGGCGACATCGACGGCCTGCGCGTCGGCGTGGTCAAGGAGCTGGACAGCGACGGCTTCCAGGCCGGGGTGCGCCAGCGCTTCCACGAGAGCCTGGAGCTGCTGGAGTCCCTGGGCGCCAAGATCGTCGAGGTGTCCTGCCCCAGCTTCGACGCCGCCCTGTCGGCGTACTACCTCATCGCGCCCAGCGAGTGCTCGTCCAACCTGGCCCGGTTCGACGCCATGCGCTACGGGCTGCGCGTCGGCGACGACGGCACGCGCAGCGCCGAGGAGGTCATGTCGCTGACCCGCGCCCAGGGCTTCGGCCCCGAGGTGAAGCGGCGGATCATGCTGGGCACCTACGCGCTGTCCAGCGGCTACTACGACGCCTACTACGGCAGCGCCCAGCAGGTGCGGACGCTCATCAAGCGCGACTTCGACGCGGCGTTCGAGAGCGTGGACGTGCTGGTCTCGCCGACCACGCCGACCACCGCGTTCCCGATCGGCGAGCGCGCCGAGGACCCGATGGCGATGTACCTGGCGGACCTGTGCACCATCCCGTCCAACCTGGCGGGCAACGCGGCGCTGTCGGTGCCGTGCGGCCTGGCGCCGGAGGACGGGCTGCCGGTGGGCCTGCAGATCATGGCCCCGCCGCTGGCCGACGACCGCACCTACCGGGTGGCGGCCGCGGTCGAGCGCGCCCTGGCCGACCGGGACGGCGCGCTCATCGCGCGCAGCCCGTACGCGGTCAACGCGTAG
- a CDS encoding thioester domain-containing protein produces MNTSALRRPALAVVAATVLLAGPLALPAAADPVRGRYTGVDEHGHGIVMRGEEFTTTATFGLDLGDRTLPTYCIDFRTGIVGDAWYVEDSWADYPGEGDFSEPGRVHWILMNSYPVVEIGDLREETGIPGLTKAEALTATQAAIWHFSNGLDLEQVEQNPDLPTVSEEEVVELYELLVADARELPDEPPTALSVSPEEASGLAGETVGEFTVETSAASVPVELDAPDGVEVVDLATGEAVETVSDGDRIGLSVPADAAAGEAGLTLAAEAAVLTGRLFKGEDADEPTQTLIAAADGEITVSRTVTAAWDEAGGTPPPIASPSASPVAAAADDRGLALTGPTVAALVAVAAVLILGGLAFLLAARRRRTARD; encoded by the coding sequence GTGAACACGTCCGCACTCCGCCGCCCCGCCCTCGCCGTGGTCGCCGCCACCGTGCTCCTCGCGGGCCCGCTGGCCCTCCCGGCCGCCGCCGACCCCGTCCGCGGGCGGTACACAGGGGTCGACGAGCACGGGCACGGGATCGTCATGCGGGGCGAGGAGTTCACCACCACCGCGACCTTCGGCCTCGACCTGGGCGACCGCACCCTACCGACCTACTGCATCGACTTCCGGACCGGGATCGTGGGGGACGCCTGGTACGTGGAGGACAGCTGGGCCGACTACCCGGGCGAGGGGGACTTCAGCGAGCCGGGCCGGGTCCACTGGATCCTCATGAACTCCTACCCGGTCGTGGAGATCGGCGACCTGCGCGAGGAGACCGGCATCCCGGGGCTGACCAAGGCCGAGGCCCTGACGGCGACCCAGGCGGCGATCTGGCACTTCAGCAACGGGCTCGACCTGGAACAGGTGGAGCAGAACCCGGACCTGCCCACGGTCTCCGAGGAAGAGGTGGTGGAGCTCTACGAGCTCCTCGTCGCCGACGCGCGGGAACTGCCCGACGAGCCGCCGACCGCCCTGTCGGTGTCCCCCGAGGAGGCGTCGGGGCTGGCCGGGGAGACCGTCGGCGAGTTCACCGTGGAGACCAGCGCCGCGTCGGTGCCCGTCGAACTGGACGCGCCCGACGGCGTGGAGGTCGTCGACCTGGCGACCGGGGAGGCCGTCGAGACCGTGTCGGACGGCGACCGGATCGGGCTGTCGGTCCCGGCGGACGCCGCCGCGGGCGAGGCCGGGTTGACCCTCGCCGCGGAGGCGGCGGTGCTGACCGGGCGCCTGTTCAAGGGCGAGGACGCCGACGAGCCCACCCAGACGCTCATCGCGGCGGCCGACGGCGAGATCACCGTCTCCCGCACGGTGACCGCGGCCTGGGACGAGGCGGGCGGGACCCCGCCGCCGATCGCGAGCCCCTCCGCGAGCCCGGTGGCCGCGGCGGCCGACGACCGCGGCCTGGCCCTGACCGGACCGACCGTCGCCGCCCTGGTGGCGGTCGCGGCGGTCCTCATCCTGGGCGGCCTGGCCTTCCTCCTGGCCGCGCGCCGCCGCCGCACCGCCCGGGACTGA